In Acidianus brierleyi, one genomic interval encodes:
- a CDS encoding YHS domain-containing protein yields MKDPVCGEEVNNTTYKYTYKSVTYYFCSPMCMAEFKKNPDKYVKNIKEK; encoded by the coding sequence ATGAAGGATCCCGTATGTGGAGAAGAAGTTAATAATACTACCTACAAATATACTTATAAATCAGTTACGTACTATTTTTGTAGCCCCATGTGCATGGCCGAATTTAAGAAAAATCCAGATAAATACGTAAAGAATATTAAAGAAAAGTAA
- a CDS encoding amidohydrolase family protein: MKVLIKAGLALTKDSPLRDIYIGINNEKIEVISKDEPEDYDDAELSIGGLDRLVSPGFISIQTFLSLYPFRYRIFSGKLNVNDIVSVMDEKDVYYFSLLAGYHLLKTGITKIITADPKPEHAARALMTIGLKPIIAVSVGCSWSSSDWKREFKALYSRWSTKEENRVIIKLCDEDEAEEVFGISNEYKIPVLVDRSINLSRFKEIPRNIIALGGGSRKDLEIIRKENLGLSFTPSYEICKFTLGSYMPSISLDSTPRYDIRTEMGIAASRLLLTSEEAYKAATIWGYKQVGITEGIERGSLTDLIIFEVNEPPSFPLDKESPFESIIYSSYNLETAIVGGEAILDGGVPLNIGIKDIEEANKRIEEIDEKYRNMEKD; encoded by the coding sequence ATGAAGGTTCTAATAAAAGCTGGTCTTGCATTAACAAAAGATTCTCCATTACGTGATATTTATATTGGCATAAACAATGAAAAGATAGAAGTAATTTCTAAGGATGAACCAGAAGATTATGACGATGCAGAATTATCTATAGGTGGATTAGATAGATTAGTCTCTCCAGGATTTATTTCCATACAAACATTTCTGTCTTTATATCCTTTTAGATATAGAATATTTTCTGGCAAACTAAATGTAAACGATATAGTATCGGTAATGGACGAGAAAGACGTTTATTATTTCTCCTTACTTGCTGGTTATCATTTACTAAAAACAGGAATAACTAAAATTATCACTGCAGATCCTAAGCCAGAACATGCAGCAAGAGCTTTAATGACTATTGGACTAAAACCGATAATTGCAGTAAGTGTTGGTTGCAGCTGGAGTTCATCAGACTGGAAAAGAGAATTTAAGGCTTTATACTCAAGATGGTCTACAAAAGAAGAAAATAGAGTAATAATAAAACTTTGTGATGAAGATGAAGCTGAGGAAGTTTTTGGAATATCAAACGAATATAAAATTCCAGTTCTGGTAGATAGATCAATAAATTTATCCAGATTTAAAGAAATACCACGAAATATAATAGCTCTAGGTGGAGGTTCTAGAAAAGATTTAGAGATAATAAGAAAAGAGAATTTAGGACTATCTTTTACACCGTCTTACGAAATATGTAAGTTTACGCTAGGAAGTTATATGCCATCAATATCTTTAGACAGCACGCCTAGGTATGATATTAGAACGGAAATGGGAATTGCAGCATCAAGATTACTATTGACCTCAGAAGAAGCATACAAAGCTGCTACTATATGGGGATACAAGCAGGTAGGTATAACAGAAGGTATAGAAAGGGGATCTTTAACTGATCTAATTATATTTGAGGTAAACGAACCACCTTCTTTTCCTCTAGATAAAGAAAGCCCATTCGAAAGCATAATTTATTCATCGTACAATTTAGAAACAGCTATAGTTGGAGGAGAAGCAATACTTGATGGAGGAGTGCCATTAAATATAGGAATTAAGGATATAGAGGAGGCTAACAAGAGAATTGAAGAGATCGATGAAAAATATAGAAATATGGAAAAGGATTGA
- a CDS encoding SIS domain-containing protein, translating to MSDKIDYIKIINEELNTQYKIKADINLDSAYVTGAGDSFAASLVIEGKTNGRFRAIDPYDALTYNELDKPLIIVSVSGKPISNIKLAKKFSKKVKIITITANENTELAKLSDLIIKIPYSSKYQLPGTLSFLMSLSALYSIANIEEDKGTDDPFPLCNPFFIGKGENFGIAFYAYLKIAEIFGQKSNYERLEQFCHSPIFSSKNGNVIILSSNDKRERKLYSLIDFTNVYATKCEGAFCNTRTIIRSVLNEMQKKNWNKIYFLEDKKILDVSSKMIYNE from the coding sequence ATGAGTGACAAAATAGATTATATAAAGATTATTAATGAAGAGCTTAATACACAATATAAAATTAAAGCTGATATAAATTTAGATAGTGCATATGTTACTGGTGCAGGAGATTCTTTTGCAGCCTCTTTAGTAATTGAAGGAAAAACAAATGGTAGATTTAGGGCAATAGATCCATATGACGCACTTACTTACAATGAACTAGATAAGCCACTTATAATAGTTTCAGTATCTGGAAAGCCTATATCAAATATTAAATTAGCAAAAAAATTTAGTAAAAAAGTAAAAATTATTACAATAACAGCTAATGAAAATACTGAACTGGCAAAATTATCTGACCTAATAATAAAAATTCCATATTCTTCTAAATATCAATTACCGGGAACATTGTCCTTTCTAATGAGTTTAAGTGCTCTTTATTCTATAGCTAATATTGAGGAAGATAAAGGTACGGACGATCCTTTTCCTCTATGTAATCCATTTTTTATTGGAAAAGGAGAAAATTTCGGTATAGCCTTCTATGCTTATCTAAAGATTGCGGAAATATTCGGTCAAAAATCAAACTATGAAAGATTAGAACAGTTTTGTCATTCTCCTATTTTTTCATCCAAAAACGGTAACGTGATAATTTTATCATCTAATGACAAAAGAGAAAGAAAGTTATATTCATTAATAGATTTTACTAATGTTTATGCTACTAAATGCGAAGGAGCGTTCTGTAATACTAGAACTATAATTAGGTCCGTACTGAATGAGATGCAGAAAAAGAATTGGAATAAAATATACTTTTTAGAGGATAAAAAAATATTAGACGTAAGTTCGAAAATGATATATAATGAATGA
- the cobA gene encoding uroporphyrinogen-III C-methyltransferase, whose product MYGRVYLIGAGPGDPELITVKGLRILKNADVVVYDRLISKELLDNCKKDVELIYVGKNIGDSRYQDEINEILVKKAMEGKIVVRLKGGDPYVFGRGEEECSFVINSGIDCEVIPGITSAIAVPEYAGIPVTSRWFSSGFCVITGTKAGGEVIDKGYIPKKGTLVILMGINKVDRLKQVLLEVRDPDSPVAIIQDGTLDTQKVYISTISNLEKIVRENNVKSPAIIVVGEVIKLRNKLWQLS is encoded by the coding sequence GTGTATGGAAGAGTTTACCTTATAGGTGCAGGACCTGGAGATCCAGAGTTAATAACTGTAAAAGGATTAAGAATTCTTAAAAACGCAGATGTTGTAGTATATGATAGACTCATATCTAAGGAGCTATTAGATAATTGTAAAAAAGATGTTGAACTAATATATGTTGGAAAAAATATAGGTGATTCTAGGTATCAAGACGAAATTAATGAAATATTAGTCAAAAAGGCTATGGAAGGAAAAATAGTAGTTAGGCTAAAGGGTGGTGATCCATATGTCTTTGGGAGAGGAGAAGAAGAATGTTCGTTTGTAATTAATTCTGGTATAGACTGTGAGGTTATACCAGGTATAACTAGTGCGATAGCAGTTCCAGAATATGCTGGAATTCCAGTAACTAGCAGATGGTTTTCTTCTGGATTTTGCGTAATAACTGGGACTAAAGCTGGAGGTGAAGTAATAGACAAAGGCTATATTCCAAAAAAAGGCACTTTAGTAATTTTAATGGGTATAAATAAAGTTGATAGACTAAAGCAAGTACTTTTAGAAGTTAGAGACCCTGACTCACCAGTAGCAATTATTCAAGATGGAACTTTAGATACTCAAAAAGTGTATATTTCCACAATATCTAACCTGGAAAAAATAGTTAGAGAAAATAATGTAAAATCTCCAGCAATAATAGTAGTAGGGGAAGTAATTAAACTAAGAAATAAATTGTGGCAATTATCATAA
- the cutB gene encoding glyceraldehyde dehydrogenase subunit beta, whose translation MYPPKFGYVFPDNLNEALEFLEKHDDSKALAGGHSLIPMLKLRIIRPSYLVDIRKLNELHYLKKEGDEYAIGALSTHYEISKANIPLLSETASKIGDPQVRNMGTIGGSASHLDPSADYPAALIAMDAKVKIVGKNGERTEDFSAYDKDMFSPDLNQGELLKEIRVNDFSSYKFSYQKLEKRAGDFAIVGVAVLLKMEGEEAKDVRIGLTAVNTKAVRAYDAENILKDKINEKTIEEASNLVLKYANPSSDIRGSAEYKKKVTKIMTKRAIIEAIRR comes from the coding sequence ATGTATCCTCCAAAATTTGGTTACGTCTTTCCAGATAATTTAAATGAGGCATTAGAGTTCTTAGAGAAACATGATGATTCAAAAGCCTTAGCTGGAGGTCATAGTTTGATACCGATGCTAAAACTAAGAATCATAAGACCTTCTTATTTAGTAGATATCAGAAAGCTAAATGAATTACATTATTTAAAAAAAGAAGGAGATGAATATGCAATTGGAGCTCTTTCTACTCATTACGAAATATCGAAAGCAAATATTCCATTACTAAGTGAAACTGCATCCAAAATAGGAGATCCACAAGTAAGAAATATGGGAACTATAGGAGGAAGCGCATCTCATTTAGATCCATCAGCAGACTATCCTGCAGCATTAATAGCTATGGACGCTAAAGTAAAAATTGTTGGAAAAAATGGCGAAAGAACAGAAGATTTTTCGGCATATGATAAAGATATGTTTAGTCCAGACTTAAATCAAGGAGAATTACTTAAGGAAATAAGAGTTAATGACTTTTCGTCATATAAGTTTTCATATCAGAAATTAGAGAAAAGAGCTGGAGATTTTGCTATAGTAGGTGTAGCAGTTTTGCTTAAGATGGAAGGTGAAGAAGCTAAAGACGTAAGAATAGGTCTTACTGCAGTTAATACTAAGGCAGTGAGAGCTTATGACGCAGAAAATATATTAAAAGATAAAATAAATGAAAAGACAATAGAGGAGGCTTCTAATCTTGTTCTGAAATATGCTAATCCTTCCTCAGATATACGAGGTTCAGCAGAATATAAAAAGAAGGTAACTAAAATAATGACTAAGAGGGCAATTATAGAAGCAATAAGAAGGTGA